A DNA window from Drosophila biarmipes strain raj3 chromosome 2R, RU_DBia_V1.1, whole genome shotgun sequence contains the following coding sequences:
- the LOC108022873 gene encoding phenoloxidase 2, with protein MTNTDLKALELLFQRPLEPAFTTRDSGKTVLELPDSFYTDRYRNDTEEVGNRFSKDVDLKIPIQELSTVPNLDFTKKVGLKDQFSLFNNRHRDIASELITIFMAAPNLRQFVSLSVYTKDRVNPVLFQYAYAVAIAHRPDTREVPITNISQVFPSNFVEPSAFRDARQEASVIGESGGRVHIDIPRNYTASDREDEQRLAYFREDIGVNSHHWHWHLVYPTTGPREVVNKDRRGELFYYMHHQILARYNVERFCNNLKRVQPLNNMRTEIPEGYFPKILSSLNNRTYPARVTNQLLADVNRDDANIEISDVERWRDRVLAAIDQGYVEDPSGNRTPLNIDILGNMIEATPVLSVNYNFYGNLHNEGHNIISYAHDPDQRHLESFGVMGDVTTAMRDPIFYRWHGFIDSVFNKFKTRLDPYNAAELNFDGVSIDYIEAKIGVGSAKPNTLLTYWQKSSADLAAGLDFGPSADGNIFASFTHLQNAPFTYTFNVTNNGAKRTGTCRIFICPKVDERNVPLRLEEQRLMAIEMDKFTVDLVPGVNTIRRQSTESSVAIPFERSFRPIGADYQPKAADELARFRFCGCGWPQHLLLPKGSAQGMLFDLFVMISDYSQDAVQQPNTANDACSTAYSFCGLKDKLYPDRRTMGYPFDRRLPNANLTELVGAFGNMAKTDLRIVFNDRVVDKA; from the exons CTGGAACCGGCTTTCACCACCCGAGACTCGGGTAAAACTGTTCTGGAACTGCCCGATAGCTTCTACACGGATCGCTATCGCAATGACACCGAGGAGGTGGGCAACCGGTTCTCGAAGGACGTGGACCTGAAAATCCCCATCCAGGAGCTGAGCACCGTGCCCAACCTTGACTTTACCAAGAAGGTTGGACTGAAGGATCAGTTCTCCCTGTTCAACAATCGCCATCGGGACATCGCCAGCGAGCTGATCACCATTTTTATGGCTGCCCCCAACCTCAGGCAATTCGTGTCCCTCTCTGTCTACACCAa GGATCGCGTAAATCCGGTGCTTTTCCAGTACGCCTATGCTGTGGCCATTGCCCATCGCCCGGATACCCGTGAAGTGCCCATCACGAACATCTCCCAGGTCTTTCCCAGCAACTTTGTAGAGCCCTCTGCCTTCCGG GATGCCCGTCAGGAGGCCTCGGTGATTGGAGAGAGCGGCGGACGAGTCCATATCGACATTCCGCGCAACTACACGGCCTCGGATCGCGAGGATGAGCAGCGTCTGGCTTACTTCCGGGAGGACATTGGAGTGAACAGCCAccactggcactggcacttGGTCTACCCCACCACCGGCCCCCGGGAGGTGGTCAACAAGGACCGTCGTGGCGAGCTCTTCTACTACATGCACCACCAGATCCTGGCCCGCTACAACGTGGAGCGCTTCTGCAACAACCTGAAGAGGGTGCAGCCGCTGAACAACATGCGCACCGAGATCCCCGAGGGCTACTTCCCCAAGATTTTGTCCAGCCTGAACAACCGCACCTATCCCGCCCGAGTGACCAACCAACTGCTGGCCGATGTGAACCGCGACGATGCGAACATCGAGATCTCCGATGTGGAGAGGTGGCGGGACCGCGTGCTGGCTGCCATTGATCAGGGATATGTCGAGGAT CCCTCTGGCAATCGCACTCCACTGAACATCGATATCCTGGGCAACATGATTGAAGCTACTCCAGTCCTCTCCGTCAACTACAATTTCTATGGCAATCTGCACAACGAGGGACACAACATCATCTCCTATGCCCACGATCCCGACCAGCGACACTTGGAGTCCTTCGGCGTGATGGGCGATGTGACCACCGCGATGAGGGACCCCATTTTCTACAGGTGGCACGGATTCATCGACTCGGTGTTCAACAAGTTCAAGACCCGCCTGGACCCCTACAACGCTGCGGAGCTGAACTTCGATGGGGTTTCCATCGATTATATCGAGGCCAAGATTGGCGTGGGCTCCGCCAAGCCCAACACCCTGTTGACCTACTGGCAGAAGTCGAGTGCCGACTTGGCAGCTGGTCTGGACTTTGGCCCCTCGGCCGATGGCAACATCTTCGCCTCGTTCACGCATCTGCAGAACGCCCCCTTCACCTACACCTTCAACGTGACCAATAATGGAGCCAAGCGGACGGGAACCTGCCGCATCTTCATCTGCCCCAAGGTGGATGAGCGCAATGTGCCCCTGCGACTGGAGGAGCAGCGACTGATGGCCATTGAAATGGACAAGTTCACGGTGGATT TGGTGCCCGGCGTGAACACCATCCGCCGCCAGTCGACGGAGTCCTCGGTGGCCATTCCCTTCGAGCGCTCGTTCCGGCCAATCGGGGCCGACTATCAGCCCAAGGCCGCCGATGAGCTGGCCCGGTTCCGGTTCTGCGGCTGTGGGTGGCCACAGCACCTCCTGCTGCCCAAGGGCAGCGCCCAGGGAATGCTCTTCGACCTGTTCGTCATGATTTCCGACTACTCGCAGGACGCCGTACAGCAGCCCAACAC AGCCAACGATGCCTGCAGCACGGCCTACTCGTTCTGTGGTCTGAAGGACAAGCTGTATCCCGACAGACGCACCATGGGCTACCCCTTCGACAGGCGACTGCCCAATGCCAACCTCACGGAGCTGGTCGGCGCCTTCGGCAACATGGCCAAGACTGATTTGAGAATTGTCTTCAACGATCGCGTGGTTGATAAGGCTTAG
- the LOC108023131 gene encoding uncharacterized protein LOC108023131 codes for MRSLRRGITSATAGDLRKIPRNLLGQHSNPLASWCPSLQPTSTNFVRNLGASPKCRNYLKLIEDPELPKLISLYKRVCRDCHGIPVGSTKLKRSELDDPPRKHWNKRYFPKYTIDSGKISNDSVGSKGSELDGPPRRYRNKGEPPKYTKYLGNLPVGSFKLKRTELDDSPRKSWNETGYSKYTKYLGNLPVGSIKLKKSELDEPTRKSGNEADSPKYPIDIGGSPSTKRSTITLKSERSHVNSKESITLEVDSPPNKSDKKSTSHKSTSNRKNGSSVKSRTPIKWNKNSLEGTHLSNASLYKKPNSKSQGKSKKSNLEKFLNTKASANDQTESTSRTKRKKKYNKTPKIPRPSLVSQTSKRRSTLRHSQMPMVPLNEAKSLDSVEAFLENFKASRMRNSLKMDLLRKSLSEPSKIDEPPNTSNPDARSISSSLHLLRNYLVNPYKIDSKSTKSSSLFFKNSLLNRYKIDAKSVRSSSVLKSARSTLSRKGVDNILSSTDFIRKYRWSPFNMREKKSKLIPKRYGLKPFKIGARHLKSSRNNPFKVGEKNMNASSRFLKHFRFKSASDDEEDDNSIKYPDDNSERGVSFRRDSSQFRDVSQADNLSSLSWLPKTDIINANPGPIDHIHFGPIDIEAHKKDFFSFYNIKPDVKRGWSRIPWPKSFEPRRANAQADDVQSALKKETPFTKKQLGTAAAACKKKVVFRNFSKFHCFRFEVCRIKRRRPRKAVSCQTEVNRNRCELCDFCRPSSQPDEPFMIEMKRRQDREVLKQYYLKMIKGNKEFCAERVSGEELGMKPSVTMSSVMKPEEKSSSKSHLGKMRHQLEQCLVMLSLCGRLIEDRLQLSRMEKDI; via the coding sequence ATGAGGAGTCTCAGGCGTGGCATCACCTCAGCAACCGCTGGGGATCTCCGAAAGATTCCCCGCAATCTTCTGGGTCAGCACTCCAACCCTCTTGCTTCATGGTGTCCATCGCTTCAACCGACTTCAACGAACTTTGTGAGGAATCTGGGAGCAAGTCCCAAGTGTAGGAACTATTTAAAACTAATCGAGGATCCCGAACTGCCCAAGTTGATAAGTCTCTACAAACGAGTGTGCCGTGACTGTCATGGAATACCCGTCGGTTCAACCAAGCTTAAACGGTCTGAGCTAGATGATCCGCCAAGGAAACATTGGaacaaaagatattttcccaaatACACCATAGATAGTGGGAAAATATCCAATGATTCAGTAGGTTCCAAAGGGTCTGAGCTAGATGGTCCGCCGAGGAGATATAGGAATAAAGGCGAACCTCCCAAATATACCAAATATTTAGGGAACTTGCCCGTTGGTTCTTTTAAGCTAAAAAGGACTGAGTTGGATGATTCGCCAAGGAAATCGTGGAACGAAACCGGTTATTCCAAATATACCAAATATTTAGGGAACTTGCCTGTTGGTTCTATAAAGCTTAAAAAGTCTGAGTTAGATGAGCCGACTAGGAAATCCGGAAACGAAGCCGATTCTCCCAAGTATCCCATAGATATTGGTGGTTCTCCTAGCACGAAGAGGTCAACGATTACATTAAAGTCGGAACGTAGTCATGTTAATTCCAAAGAGTCTATAACCCTCGAAGTGGATAGTCCTCCAAATAAATCTGATAAAAAAAGTACTTCTCATAAGTCTACTAGTAATAGAAAAAATGGTtcttcagtcaaatcaagaaCTCCGATAAAATGGAATAAAAATTCCTTGGAAGGCACGCATCTGTCAAATGCATCTCTTTACAAGAAACCCAACTCAAAATCTCAGGGGAAAAGCAAAAAGAGTAACTTAGAAAAGTTCCTAAATACAAAAGCATCTGCAAACGACCAAACCGAATCTACAAGCCGAACaaagagaaaaaagaaatataataaaacacCTAAGATCCCAAGACCATCTCTAGTAAGCCAGACCAGTAAAAGACGGAGTACTTTAAGGCATTCCCAAATGCCGATGGTACCACTCAACGAAGCAAAGTCCCTAGATTCTGTAGAGGCCTTCTTGGAAAATTTTAAGGCTAGTAGAATGAGAAACTCTTTGAAAATGGATCTACTCAGAAAATCTCTGTCGGAACCTTCTAAAATAGATGAACCGCCTAATACTTCTAACCCAGATGCGAGGAGTATAAGTTCTAGCTTACATCTCCTCAGGAACTATCTGGTGAATCCATATAAAATAGACTCCAAGAGCACGAAATCTAGCTCACTTTTTTTCAAGAACTCTCTATTGAATCGTTATAAAATAGATGCTAAAAGTGTGAGATCAAGCTCTGTTCTCAAGAGCGCTCGATCGACTCTTTCCAGAAAAGGTGTAGACAACATATTGTCCAGCACAGATTTTATCAGGAAATACCGATGGAGTCCCTTTAATATGCGTGAAAAGAAATCGAAATTAATCCCGAAGAGATATGGATTAAAGCCCTTTAAAATAGGAGCACGCCATCTTAAGAGCTCCCGGAACAACCCTTTTAAGGTGGGCGAGAAGAACATGAATGCCAGCTCACGGTTTCTGAAACACTTCCGATTCAAATCTGCCTCGGACGATGAAGAGGATGACAACTCCATTAAGTACCCAGATGATAACTCAGAGCGGGGAGTGAGTTTTAGGCGCGACAGCAGTCAGTTCAGAGACGTCTCACAGGCGGACAACCTGTCCTCCTTATCCTGGCTGCCCAAGACGGACATAATCAATGCCAATCCTGGGCCCATCGACCACATCCACTTCGGTCCCATCGACATAGAGGCGCACAAGAAAGATTTCTTTAGCTTCTATAACATCAAACCGGATGTCAAAAGGGGCTGGTCCCGAATTCCTTGGCCCAAATCCTTTGAGCCCAGGAGAGCAAATGCACAGGCTGATGATGTGCAAAGTGCTTTAAAGAAGGAAACCCCTTTCACCAAGAAGCAGTTGGGGACAGCAGCTGCCGCTTGCAAAAAGAAAGTGGTTTTTCGGAATTTCTCTAAATTCCATTGCTTTCGTTTTGAAGTCTGTCGGATTAAACGCAGAAGGCCGCGAAAAGCTGTGTCCTGTCAAACGGAAGTCAACCGGAACAGATGTGAACTATGTGACTTCTGTAGACCGAGCAGCCAGCCCGATGAGCCCTTTATGATAGAGATGAAAAGGAGGCAGGATCGCGAGGTGTTGAAGCAGTACTATCTGAAGATGATCAAAGGAAACAAGGAGTTCTGTGCAGAAAGGGTTTCTGGTGAGGAACTGGGTATGAAACCTTCAGTCACTATGAGTTCTGTAATGAAACCAGAAGAGAAGAGTAGTTCCAAGTCCCATCTGGGAAAGATGCGCCACCAATTGGAGCAATGCCTGGTCATGCTGAGCCTGTGTGGTCGCCTTATTGAAGATCGATTGCAACTATCCAGGATGGAGAAAGATATTTAG